In a genomic window of Deltaproteobacteria bacterium:
- a CDS encoding sulfotransferase family 2 domain-containing protein has protein sequence MRSPVAFRRSQNAAQSRCSELASPCSAMRASVLPEADSACAAAASRSPDAASDRDERRVAFTSTARPRASAETRGFSGRAGLRVLRTRGARMPARRVYIFNHVQKCAGTSLATAIFRSFACRESAQLYMLSTIDEFFPRWQRGDFREAESIYVASHFAAGAHALFPEHEPMYLTMLREPLARFLSAYRMAMDIGTLPDSFTPENYFAGAWPNYSTLAIGDGDLAEAKRRLEDEYPFVGITEEYERSAALLAHTFELPFIAKLHANPSATRARGPAVGRVQAALLRRELGRRRAVPVRASALRAPVPRSGAGDARELPPRRRAGIAARRDGVPEGVRARCRRRGQLHLRAVVAARPGTHAVLGRRLSHGLHPALLPTARTETRGCAARRARESARLPRARALCPASARPRHRVLRERLRRRRHRTRDARAQRGLRRVPRDRPHAPPRPRAARERRPEDAHRARAPRRVANGEARARSRTGRGAGARADPARDTTTR, from the coding sequence ATGCGCTCGCCCGTCGCCTTCAGGCGATCGCAGAATGCAGCCCAGTCTCGTTGCAGCGAGCTCGCGTCGCCGTGCTCCGCCATGCGCGCCTCCGTGCTCCCGGAAGCTGACTCAGCTTGTGCGGCCGCCGCATCGAGATCGCCAGACGCTGCGTCCGATCGTGATGAACGGCGTGTGGCGTTCACTTCGACTGCGAGGCCCCGCGCGTCCGCCGAAACGCGCGGCTTCTCGGGGCGCGCGGGGCTACGAGTGCTGCGCACGCGAGGAGCCCGCATGCCCGCACGGCGCGTCTACATCTTCAATCACGTGCAGAAGTGCGCGGGCACCTCGCTCGCGACCGCGATCTTTCGCAGCTTCGCGTGCCGCGAATCGGCGCAGCTCTACATGCTCTCGACCATCGACGAGTTCTTCCCGCGCTGGCAGCGCGGCGATTTCCGCGAGGCGGAGTCGATCTACGTCGCGAGCCACTTCGCTGCGGGCGCGCACGCGCTGTTCCCCGAGCACGAGCCGATGTATCTGACGATGCTGCGTGAGCCGCTCGCGCGCTTCCTCTCGGCCTACCGCATGGCGATGGACATCGGCACGCTGCCCGACTCGTTCACGCCCGAGAACTACTTCGCCGGCGCTTGGCCTAATTACTCGACGCTCGCGATCGGCGACGGCGACCTCGCGGAGGCGAAGCGGCGACTCGAGGACGAGTACCCGTTCGTCGGCATCACCGAGGAGTACGAGCGCTCGGCGGCATTGCTCGCGCACACGTTCGAGCTGCCGTTCATCGCGAAGCTGCACGCGAATCCGTCGGCGACGCGCGCACGAGGACCAGCTGTCGGGCGAGTTCAAGCAGCGCTTCTACGCCGCGAACTCGGACGACGCCGAGCTGTACCGGTTCGCGCGAGCGCTCTTCGAGCGCCGGTACCGCGCAGCGGAGCCGGCGATGCACGCGAGCTACCGCCCCGCCGTCGCGCTGGAATCGCAGCTCGACGTGATGGAGTTCCTGAAGGCGTACGTGCACGATGTCGGCGGCGCGGACAGCTTCATCTTCGAGCCGTGGTCGCCGCACGACCGGGCACGCACGCTGTTCTGGGGCGTCGTCTATCGCACGGGCTTCATCCCGCTCTGCTTCCGACTGCTCGAACAGAAACGCGTGGATGCGCTGCGCGTCGTGCTCGCGAATCTGCGCGCCTTCCACGAGCACGCGCCCTATGCCCAGCCAGTGCTCGGCCGCGCCATCGCGTTCTTCGAGAACGCCTGCGCAGGCGGCGCCATCGCACGCGAGATGCCCGTGCTCAGCGTGGACTACGTCGCGTTCCTCGAGACCGACCGCATGCTCCGCCACGGCCGCGCGCTGCGCGCGAGCGGCGACCTGAAGACGCGCATCGAGCGCGCGCTCCTCGCCGAGTAGCGAACGGGGAAGCACGCGCACGCAGCCGCACCGGTCGAGGCGCCGGCGCCAGAGCGGACCCCGCACGCGACACCACCACGCGTTGA
- the leuC gene encoding 3-isopropylmalate dehydratase large subunit has translation MPAKSLFDKVWEAHTVRELADGQTQLFIGLHLIHEVTSPQAFAQLREMGLAVRFPQRTFATVDHIIPTESQRRPLADSLAEEMLVHLERNCGEYGIQIYLPSSGKQGVVHVIGPELGLTQPGMTVACGDSHTSTHGAFGAIAFGIGTSQVRDVLATQCLAMAKPKLRRIEVTGKLASGVYAKDVILHIIRRLGVNGGVGFAYEYAGAVIEAMSMEERLTVCNMSIEGGARVGYVNPDEIATTYLRGREFAPKGAAWDKAVAFWRGMASDAGAHYDDRVELAGREIAPTVTWGINPGQALGVNEALPLLTQVRDDERAGFAEACEFMGFAPGQKIAGTKIDVAFIGSCTNGRISDLREAARVARSGKVAKGVRALVVPGSQQVAKQAEAEGLHEVFRSAGFEWRLAGCSMCLAMNPDQLKGREMCASSSNRNFKGRQGSPTGRTLLMSPAMVAAAAIVGQVVDVRERL, from the coding sequence ATGCCCGCCAAGTCTCTCTTCGACAAAGTTTGGGAAGCGCACACCGTGCGCGAGCTGGCCGATGGCCAGACGCAGCTGTTCATCGGGCTGCACCTGATCCACGAGGTCACGAGCCCGCAGGCGTTCGCGCAGCTGCGCGAGATGGGACTCGCGGTGCGCTTCCCGCAGCGCACGTTCGCGACGGTCGACCACATCATTCCCACCGAGTCGCAGCGCCGGCCGCTCGCGGATTCGCTCGCGGAGGAGATGCTCGTTCACCTCGAGCGCAACTGCGGCGAGTACGGCATCCAGATCTATCTGCCGAGCAGCGGCAAGCAGGGCGTCGTGCACGTGATCGGGCCCGAGCTCGGGCTCACGCAGCCGGGCATGACGGTCGCCTGCGGCGACTCGCACACCTCGACCCACGGTGCGTTCGGCGCGATCGCGTTCGGCATTGGCACCTCGCAAGTGCGCGACGTGCTCGCCACGCAGTGCCTCGCGATGGCGAAGCCGAAGCTGCGCCGCATCGAGGTCACGGGCAAGCTCGCGAGCGGCGTCTACGCGAAGGACGTGATCCTGCACATCATCCGCCGCCTCGGCGTGAACGGCGGCGTCGGCTTCGCCTACGAGTACGCGGGCGCGGTGATCGAAGCGATGTCGATGGAAGAGCGCCTCACCGTGTGCAACATGTCGATCGAGGGCGGCGCGCGCGTCGGCTACGTGAACCCCGACGAGATCGCGACGACGTACCTGCGCGGTCGCGAGTTCGCTCCCAAGGGCGCTGCGTGGGACAAGGCGGTCGCGTTCTGGCGCGGCATGGCCAGCGACGCGGGCGCTCACTACGACGATCGCGTCGAGCTCGCGGGCCGCGAGATCGCGCCGACCGTCACCTGGGGCATCAACCCTGGGCAGGCACTCGGGGTGAACGAGGCGCTGCCGCTGCTCACGCAGGTGCGCGACGACGAGCGCGCGGGCTTCGCCGAGGCGTGCGAGTTCATGGGCTTCGCGCCGGGACAGAAGATCGCGGGCACGAAGATCGACGTGGCGTTCATCGGCTCGTGCACGAACGGGCGCATCAGCGACCTGCGCGAGGCCGCGCGCGTCGCGCGCTCGGGCAAAGTCGCGAAGGGTGTGCGCGCGCTCGTGGTGCCGGGCTCGCAGCAAGTCGCGAAGCAGGCCGAGGCCGAGGGGCTGCACGAGGTGTTCCGCAGCGCCGGCTTCGAGTGGCGCCTCGCGGGCTGCTCGATGTGCCTCGCGATGAACCCCGATCAGCTGAAGGGGCGCGAGATGTGCGCCTCATCGAGCAATCGCAACTTCAAGGGCCGCCAAGGCTCGCCGACCGGCCGCACGCTGCTGATGTCCCCCGCGATGGTGGCGGCAGCGGCGATCG